The genomic interval CTAAGTTCAGACCAAGGAGGTGACCGACCATGCAATACCCCATCACGATCACCGGCAAGCACATCGAGATCACCGAACCGCTCCGCGACTACGTGACCGAGAAGATCGGCCGGGCCTGCAAGCTCCTCGGGAAGATCACCGCCGTCCACGTCACCATCGCCGTCGAGAAGTACCGGCACATCGTGGAGGTCATCCTCCAGGCCCACGGCTCCACGCTGCGGGCCAAGGAGGAGACGCACGACATGTACGCCTCGATCGACCAGGTCCTCGACAAGATCGAGATCCAGGTCAAGCGGCTCAAGGAGAAGATCAAGGACCACAAGCACGCCGGCGAGGCGGGCGCCGCCGCCGGTGGCGAGGAGGAGGCGGCGGCTGTTGCGCCGCGGGTCTTCGTGGCCGAGACCTTCGCGCCCAAGCCCCTGACGGTCGACGAGGCCGTCGAGGATCTCCAGGCCCGCCCGGAGTCGTTCCTCGTCTTCCACAACGCGAAGAACGGCCAGGTCAACGTGCTCTACAAGCGCGGCGACGGCACCTACGGGCTCGTGCAGCCCCCGGTGTAGGGGGCCCGGGGCCAGGGGGGTCGCCGCTTCCGGTGGGTGCGCAGGCGAGGACTGGTCGGCCGCCGTCCGCTGGCGGGACGGGAGGCGAGGTGGCGCAGGGCCGTGTGTCGCCCGCGGCCTCCTACCTGACGGTCCGCGAGCTGCTCGGCACGCCGCGCCTCGGCCTGGAGCTGTACTCCGGCAGCCAGGGGCTGGAGCGGCCGATCCGCAGCCCGCGCGTGCTCGCCGTCGGCTTCGCCGCGGACGGCTCGCTGCTGCTGCCGGCGGGCGAGGGGCTGGCGGCGGTGGGCACGCGGGCCGCCGAGCGGCTCGGCCGCGGCGGGGGGCGCGAGCGTCGCCGCTTCCTGCGCGCGCTCGAGACCCAGCCGATCGCCGGGCTGGTGCTCTCCCGCAGCCGTCCGGTCCCGGACGGCCTCGTCCTGCTCTCCCGGGAGGCGGCGCTGCCGCTGCTGGTCAGCCGCGAGTCGCTCGAGACCGCGGTGTCGCGGCTCGGGTACTTCCTGCGCAACCGGCTCGGCGCCGAGATCACGGTCCACGGGGTGCTCGTCGAGATCTTCGGCGTGGGCGTGCTGATCCTCGGCCCCAGCTCCATCGGCAAGAGCGAGAGCGCGCTCGAGCTCGTGACGCGGGGCCACCGGCTCATCGCCGACGACATGGTGATCGTGCACCGGGGGGAGAACCGGATGCTCATGGGGAGCGGCTCCGGCCTGGCCCGCTACCACATGGAGATCCGGGGGATCGGCATCATCGACGTCAAGGAACTCTACGGCGTCGCCGCGGTGCTCGCCGCCGCGGAGATCGAGCTCATCGTCGAGCTCGAGCCCTGGCGGACCGGCGCGGACTACGACCGCCTCGGCCTGGACGAGCGCTACCGGAAGCTGCTCGGCATCGCGGTGCCCCATCTGCGCGTCCCGGTCAGCCCCGGCCGGAACATCGCGGTGATCCTGGAGGTGGCGGCGCGCAACAACCTGCTCAAGCGGCAGGGATACCACACGGCCCGGGAGTTGCAGCGGCGCCTGCTCTCGCGCACCACGGGGGGGGCGTCGTGAGCGGCGGGCGGCGGCAGCGCGCCGCGCCGGCAGGGGCGGGCCGGGCCCGCGGGGACGGGCCGGGCCAGGGCGGCGGGCCGGCGTTCCTGGTGATCACGGGGCTCTCGGGCTCGGGCAAGAGCGCCGCGGTGAAGGCGCTCGAGGACCAGGGGGCCTACTGCGTCGACAACCTCCCCGTGGCACTCCTGCCGCGCATGCTGGAGCTGGCGCGGGGCAGCAAGGTCGACCTGGGTCTCGTCGTGCTCGGGATGGACATCCGCGAGCGGCACTTCGTCCGCCAGTTCCCCCGCGTCTTCCGCGCGGCCCGCGCGCGCGGCATCCCGATCCGCCTGCTCTTCTTCGAGGCCTCCGAGAACGTCCTCGTCCGCCGCTTCAGCGAGACGCGGCGGGTGCACCCGCTCGGCGGGGAGCTGCCGCTCATCGAGGCGATCCGGCGCGAGCGCGGCGAG from bacterium carries:
- the raiA gene encoding ribosome-associated translation inhibitor RaiA is translated as MQYPITITGKHIEITEPLRDYVTEKIGRACKLLGKITAVHVTIAVEKYRHIVEVILQAHGSTLRAKEETHDMYASIDQVLDKIEIQVKRLKEKIKDHKHAGEAGAAAGGEEEAAAVAPRVFVAETFAPKPLTVDEAVEDLQARPESFLVFHNAKNGQVNVLYKRGDGTYGLVQPPV
- the hprK gene encoding HPr(Ser) kinase/phosphatase, whose amino-acid sequence is MAQGRVSPAASYLTVRELLGTPRLGLELYSGSQGLERPIRSPRVLAVGFAADGSLLLPAGEGLAAVGTRAAERLGRGGGRERRRFLRALETQPIAGLVLSRSRPVPDGLVLLSREAALPLLVSRESLETAVSRLGYFLRNRLGAEITVHGVLVEIFGVGVLILGPSSIGKSESALELVTRGHRLIADDMVIVHRGENRMLMGSGSGLARYHMEIRGIGIIDVKELYGVAAVLAAAEIELIVELEPWRTGADYDRLGLDERYRKLLGIAVPHLRVPVSPGRNIAVILEVAARNNLLKRQGYHTARELQRRLLSRTTGGAS